The window TGCTCGAGGTGCTCGCCTACGCCGCCGACGAGGCCGCGGCCCTCGCCCGCACCGGCCACGCCGTCGTCACCCTGCACGGCGACGGGTCGGTGTCGGTCCGGGACGACGGACGCGGCACCGACACCCGCCACGACGACGAGGGCCGGGCGGTGCGTAAACCGGTGATGTCGACCAGGGACCTGCGCTTCTTCGACGACCCCCGCGCCGAGCTGCTGCCCGACGGGCACCCCCGCCGGGGCATGTCCGTGGTCTGCGCCCTGAGCACCTGGCTGGTGCACACCAACCACCGCCACGACGCCTCCTGGACCCAGCGCTACGAACACGGCGTACCCGTCACCGGCCTGCTGCCCCTCGAACAGGGCGAGCCGACCGGGACGGGCACGAGCGTGCACTTCCTGCCCGACGCCTCACTCGGCGAGCCGACGACCGCGCTCGCGGCGGAGCTGGCCCCGATGACGGCGACCTGGTCTCAGATCACGGTCCGGATCGTGGCCACGCCGCGCGGATGACGGGGCTCACGGCGTCCACTTGATCGTCGGGTTCACCTGCCCGCTCCAGTTGAACACGGCCATGTTGTCCCACCCGTTGCCGCTGGTGGCGAAGTTGGCCGGGTCCCAGCCGTTTCCGGCATTGGCGCCGTACCAGGTGGGCTCCCAGTAGAAGACGCCGATCGCCCCGGCGTTGCGCGCGGTGTTCTGCACGTACGAGAACTCGGTCGCCTGGCCGGCCCACGACGTCGTGATGCCCTCGCAGGTGGCCGAGGTCACCGAGTTGGCGGTGCTGTCGGCGTTGGAGGCGGTGAACGGGAAGGCGGTCTCGGCCACCACCACCGGTTTGCCGTAACGCGTTCTCACGTCGCTGATCACGTTGTAGAGGTTGGCCAGGGTGCCGTGCCACATGCAGTAGTACGACAGCCCGGTGATGTCCCAGTTCACGCCCTGGGCCTTGATCCCGTCGTAGAACCAGCGGGCGTTGGTCAGGCTGTCGGAGTTCGCGGTGTGGATCATCACCTGGGTGGAGCTGTTGCACGCCTTGGTCGCGTTGTAGCCGGCCTTCAGCAGCAGGCCCAGGTTGGTGAAGTCGCTGTTCACGACTTTGCCGTCGTTCCAGAGCATTCCGACGTTGATCTCGTTGCCGATCTGTACGCTGTCGGGCGTGGTGCCCTGGGCCTTCAGGTCGGTGCAGAGCTTGTAGGTGTAGTCGTAGACGTCGGTCTGGAGCTGGGCGATGCCGTGCGACGACCAGGCGGCCGGCTTGGCCTGCTTGCCCGGGTCCGCCCAGGTGTCCGAATAGTGATAGTCCACCAGCAGTTTCAGGCCCTTGGCCTTCACCGTTCTGGCATAGGCCAGCACCTTGGCGGCGTTGTTGTAGCCGCTGGCCGGGTTGTTCCACACCCGCAGCCGCACGTAGTTGACGCCGTCGGCCTTGAGGATGTCCAGGGCGTCCTGCTCGGTGCCGGAGGCGTTGTAGAACTTCAGCCCCAGCTCGGTGCTGCGCTGAAGGGTGGACACGTCCGCCCCCAGCATGGTCAGGGTGGTGGCCGCACCGGCCGTCGGCGGCGCCGCGACACCGACGCCGGCCAGAGCCACCACGGCCGCCGCTGCCGCGGCCCAGTTCCTGAGCTTCATTGACCGCTCCACATCGTCGTTGAGATGGACGGGACTGTGAGCGCTCACAGTCTCACGCACAGACAATCCGGACAAGAGCCCGGGAAACGTCAGGCGGAACCGCGCCGCACCAACGTGGTGGGCAGCACGCGGGATGACGCCGGGCGCCCGGCGATGAGCTGCATCAGCACCTCGACCATCTCGGCGGCGACCTGGGGCAGCGGCTGGCGCACGGTGGTCAGCGGCGGGCGGGTGGCGGCGGCCACGGCGGAGTCGTCGAACCCACCCACCAGCACGTCCTCGGGCACCCGGCGACCGGCCTCGTGCAGAGCCTCCAGGGCCCCCACCGCGAGCAGGTCGGAGGCCACGAAAACCGCATCCAGAGAGGGGCATCCGGCCAGCAGACCGGTCATCGCGGCATGCCCGGCGGCGATGCTGAAGTCGTCCGCGCGCACCACCCCGTGGGCCGGCACGCGGCGTCCCAGCACGTCCCGGTAGCCGGCCAGCCGCTCCACCCCACCGGCCGTGTCGTCCGGGCCGGCCACCGTGGCGATCCGGCGACGGCCCTGGTCCAGGAGATACTGGGTGATCAGCCGGGCCCCGCCGCGGTCGTCGGCGGCGACGAAGGGCATGCGCAGGCCGGGGGCGGGCGGGCGCCCGCACACCACCACCGGCACGCCGGCCTCGTCGAGCTGCGCCGCCAGCGGGTCGCCGTCGTGGGTGGACACCAGCAGCACCCCGTCGACGTGCCCGCCCCGCACGAACCGCATCACCCGCGACTGCTCCTGCGGGGTGGAGGCGAGCATGAGCACCAGGCTGCGGTCGTCCTCGGCCAGCACCTGCGTGCAGGTGCGCAGCAGCACCCCGAACACCGGGTCCTCGAAGAGCCGGTCCTGCGGCTCGGACAGCACGAACGCGATCGCGCCGGAGCGCCGGGTGACCAGGCTGCGGGCGCTCTGGTTCACCACGTAACCGGTTTCGCGCATCGCGGCCTGCACCGCGGCCAGCGACTCGGGGCTGACGTGGAAGGCACCGTTCAGCACCCGGGACACGGTGCCGCGCGAGACGCCGGCCACCTCGGCCACGTCTTCCATGGTCGGGCCGCGACGCTGGGCCCGGCGGGCGGCACCGCGGGACTTGGGATGGGCCGCTTCCGCCGGCACGGCCTGGGACCGGGGCACGGCTTCGGGCCGGGGCGCGTCAAGGGGCCCGGCCGCGCCCGAGGTCTGCGCCGCTTCCGGCCGCGTGGGT is drawn from Kineosporia corallincola and contains these coding sequences:
- a CDS encoding glycoside hydrolase family 53 protein; protein product: MKLRNWAAAAAAVVALAGVGVAAPPTAGAATTLTMLGADVSTLQRSTELGLKFYNASGTEQDALDILKADGVNYVRLRVWNNPASGYNNAAKVLAYARTVKAKGLKLLVDYHYSDTWADPGKQAKPAAWSSHGIAQLQTDVYDYTYKLCTDLKAQGTTPDSVQIGNEINVGMLWNDGKVVNSDFTNLGLLLKAGYNATKACNSSTQVMIHTANSDSLTNARWFYDGIKAQGVNWDITGLSYYCMWHGTLANLYNVISDVRTRYGKPVVVAETAFPFTASNADSTANSVTSATCEGITTSWAGQATEFSYVQNTARNAGAIGVFYWEPTWYGANAGNGWDPANFATSGNGWDNMAVFNWSGQVNPTIKWTP
- a CDS encoding LacI family DNA-binding transcriptional regulator, with the translated sequence MADGSPTRPEAAQTSGAAGPLDAPRPEAVPRSQAVPAEAAHPKSRGAARRAQRRGPTMEDVAEVAGVSRGTVSRVLNGAFHVSPESLAAVQAAMRETGYVVNQSARSLVTRRSGAIAFVLSEPQDRLFEDPVFGVLLRTCTQVLAEDDRSLVLMLASTPQEQSRVMRFVRGGHVDGVLLVSTHDGDPLAAQLDEAGVPVVVCGRPPAPGLRMPFVAADDRGGARLITQYLLDQGRRRIATVAGPDDTAGGVERLAGYRDVLGRRVPAHGVVRADDFSIAAGHAAMTGLLAGCPSLDAVFVASDLLAVGALEALHEAGRRVPEDVLVGGFDDSAVAAATRPPLTTVRQPLPQVAAEMVEVLMQLIAGRPASSRVLPTTLVRRGSA